One Dokdonia sp. Dokd-P16 genomic window carries:
- a CDS encoding HD domain-containing protein: MTEHQELIDNTITFVKTTLANAEGGHDWFHIERVYKSAVKIAQGEKVDPLVVALGALLHDIADSKFFNGDETIAPKMATEFLLSQNCDSTVIEHVVQIIKNISFKGGNKTQAFTSPELDVVQDADRLDALGAIGIARTFNYGGFKNRKLYDPAIAPQLDMTVEEYKKSTAPTINHFYEKLLLLKDRMNTKTGKKMAEKRHQYMEGFLAQFYAEWEGLK, translated from the coding sequence ATGACAGAACACCAAGAACTCATAGACAACACCATCACCTTTGTAAAAACTACGCTTGCAAACGCCGAAGGTGGTCACGACTGGTTTCATATAGAACGCGTGTATAAAAGCGCCGTTAAGATAGCTCAAGGAGAAAAGGTAGATCCTCTTGTCGTCGCTCTTGGGGCATTATTACATGACATTGCAGATTCAAAATTTTTTAATGGTGATGAAACCATTGCTCCAAAAATGGCAACAGAGTTTCTGTTAAGTCAAAACTGTGATAGTACGGTAATTGAGCATGTCGTTCAGATTATAAAAAATATCTCTTTTAAAGGAGGAAATAAGACGCAAGCATTTACATCCCCAGAGCTTGATGTCGTGCAAGATGCAGATAGACTAGACGCTCTGGGAGCCATAGGGATTGCACGCACCTTTAACTACGGAGGATTTAAAAATAGAAAACTCTATGATCCAGCAATAGCACCTCAGCTAGATATGACAGTAGAGGAGTATAAAAAAAGTACTGCTCCTACCATCAATCACTTTTATGAAAAGCTGTTACTATTAAAAGATAGAATGAACACCAAAACTGGTAAAAAAATGGCAGAGAAACGCCACCAATATATGGAAGGCTTCCTAGCCCAATTTTATGCCGAATGGGAAGGTTTAAAATAG
- a CDS encoding TerB family tellurite resistance protein, producing the protein MIKYIGAVVGWFLARGFFGAVIGYFIGSAIDMMMSTNKGASEGGSRGQRFKDVFEQATQQNVSPGDFELNLLSLASIVIKADGKISQTELDYARAYFVRAYGKERANATFRTFNDVIKNREISASNICTYLNARTRYEVRLQILHFLFGIAGADGQISQPEVNVLGTIAGYFRINHQDFESIKNMFVKKADSAYKILEIDKSASNDEVKKAFRTMAKKYHPDKLMDMDEAYRKGAEEKFRNVQEAYEQIQKERGI; encoded by the coding sequence ATGATTAAATATATAGGAGCCGTAGTAGGTTGGTTTTTAGCACGTGGATTTTTTGGCGCTGTCATAGGCTACTTTATCGGTAGTGCGATAGACATGATGATGAGTACAAATAAGGGAGCATCTGAGGGTGGATCTCGTGGGCAACGTTTTAAAGATGTTTTTGAGCAAGCCACACAGCAGAATGTATCACCTGGCGATTTTGAACTTAACTTGCTTTCACTTGCATCTATCGTGATTAAGGCAGATGGAAAAATAAGCCAGACTGAGCTAGATTATGCTAGAGCCTACTTTGTGAGAGCGTATGGAAAGGAGCGTGCAAATGCAACCTTTAGAACTTTTAATGATGTGATTAAAAATCGTGAGATTTCGGCATCAAATATATGTACGTACCTTAATGCGAGAACGCGTTATGAGGTACGATTACAGATTTTACACTTCTTATTTGGTATCGCAGGAGCAGATGGACAAATAAGTCAGCCAGAGGTAAATGTGCTGGGCACCATTGCAGGATATTTTAGAATCAACCATCAAGATTTTGAGAGTATCAAAAACATGTTTGTTAAGAAAGCAGATAGTGCTTATAAAATACTTGAAATAGATAAATCTGCTAGTAATGATGAGGTGAAGAAAGCCTTTAGAACCATGGCCAAAAAATATCACCCAGATAAACTTATGGACATGGATGAAGCCTACCGAAAGGGTGCCGAGGAAAAGTTTAGAAACGTACAAGAAGCTTACGAGCAGATTCAAAAAGAACGTGGTATTTAA
- a CDS encoding haloacid dehalogenase type II: protein MKAPSVLFFDVNETLLELTALKKSVTSVLNGREELVPLWFSTLLHYSLVENVTGDYKDFSEIGVAALQMVAAGNGITITKEQAEDAVIKPFKSLMPYKEVKQALEALRDQGFKLVALTNSSTSGLAEKLAYAGIKDNFDTLLSCETVGAFKPSLEVYSWALSKLNVQADDAMMIAAHGWDITGAKRAGMQTTFISRPGKQMYPLAQKPDYTVDTLDGLVDIFSNK, encoded by the coding sequence ATGAAAGCGCCTTCTGTATTATTTTTTGATGTTAACGAGACACTTTTAGAGCTTACAGCTTTGAAAAAGAGCGTTACTAGTGTTTTAAACGGGAGAGAGGAGCTTGTGCCATTATGGTTCAGCACATTATTACATTACTCACTAGTTGAAAACGTAACAGGAGATTATAAAGATTTTAGCGAGATAGGTGTCGCAGCATTGCAAATGGTAGCCGCAGGTAATGGTATTACCATTACAAAAGAGCAAGCTGAAGATGCGGTAATTAAGCCTTTTAAAAGTTTGATGCCTTATAAAGAGGTAAAACAAGCATTAGAGGCGCTCAGGGATCAAGGCTTCAAGCTCGTTGCACTCACAAATTCATCAACTTCTGGACTAGCCGAGAAGTTAGCATATGCTGGGATAAAAGATAACTTTGACACGTTACTAAGTTGTGAGACTGTAGGAGCTTTTAAACCTAGCTTAGAAGTTTATAGTTGGGCACTTTCAAAATTGAATGTACAAGCAGATGATGCTATGATGATAGCTGCTCATGGTTGGGATATCACTGGTGCAAAAAGAGCAGGAATGCAAACTACGTTTATAAGCAGGCCAGGTAAACAAATGTATCCACTAGCTCAAAAGCCAGATTATACTGTCGATACACTCGATGGTCTGGTAGACATATTCTCAAATAAATAA
- a CDS encoding BrxA/BrxB family bacilliredoxin → MYPPDLVKPMREDLTRNGFTELHTTDDVHAAMKKEGTTLMVVNSVCGCAARNARPAAVHATVNGKTPDNLFTVFAGVDGEATDLARSFMVPFPPSSPSMALFKDGELVHMLERHHIEGRPAEMIAENLMDAFNEHVK, encoded by the coding sequence ATGTATCCACCAGATTTAGTAAAACCTATGCGTGAAGACCTTACCAGAAATGGCTTCACAGAATTACATACAACAGACGACGTACACGCTGCAATGAAAAAAGAAGGAACAACCCTTATGGTTGTAAATTCTGTTTGTGGTTGTGCTGCTCGTAACGCACGTCCAGCTGCTGTACACGCTACAGTAAACGGGAAAACGCCAGATAACTTATTTACTGTGTTTGCAGGAGTAGACGGTGAGGCAACAGATCTTGCACGTTCTTTTATGGTACCATTTCCTCCATCAAGCCCTTCTATGGCGCTTTTTAAAGATGGAGAGTTAGTACATATGTTAGAACGTCACCACATTGAAGGAAGACCTGCAGAAATGATTGCAGAAAACCTTATGGATGCTTTTAACGAGCACGTAAAGTAG